From Anastrepha obliqua isolate idAnaObli1 chromosome 3, idAnaObli1_1.0, whole genome shotgun sequence:
AGTGGCAATGCCACTCGATCTGCCCAATCGCAATGTCTATATGGCTTTTAATTTTGAAGCGAACTATGGACTTCCTGCTAACGATTCTTACTACTACTGGATCGATCGggtagaaaaattatatttaaatagacTTTTAAGGCGAAAAtcggaaataatatttttttatattattttgcaatCCGCACTCCAGTGGAACTTAGACCAAGAATTTGTCGGCATTGGTAATGATGTGATACCAGTAAATAGTCGGCGTCGCCGTTTCGCACAAATGTATACACGTAACGCCTTCTACCGCAGCATTGTTGGTTATCTGGAGCATTTCGAAATGAATGGGACTGGCTGTCTGTTAAGAACAATTTGCGATGTGTCGGCTTCCAATTTGGACGAACATAATGGACTGCTCGGCAGCATTTTCAAAATCCTATTCATGTGAGTGGCTGCATTTTACATTTAGTGCAATGGTAGTTGTGTAAGCGTATAAGCTTTATTGTGGCATGTGAGTGTGCCTTTGATAAGGACATCATCGCATGCGTACAGTGTCATTCCATTGTTTTGCCCGTTTGATTACTCATTTGGGGAGCATTtcatttgtttgtaatttttaacaGGCCAACGACATCCGCCTT
This genomic window contains:
- the LOC129242933 gene encoding uncharacterized protein LOC129242933, which translates into the protein MLSSGGKELRNCLFALCLASICLKQLAQSLIAFPRGGSQGYLAAVAMPLDLPNRNVYMAFNFEANYGLPANDSYYYWIDRWNLDQEFVGIGNDVIPVNSRRRRFAQMYTRNAFYRSIVGYLEHFEMNGTGCLLRTICDVSASNLDEHNGLLGSIFKILFMPTTSAFESEHQLQHVDVYAAEEHGRSGVCEQYRRWCPRGLLQLISEWL